One genomic window of Elusimicrobiales bacterium includes the following:
- a CDS encoding energy-coupling factor ABC transporter permease — protein MHIPDSMMHGRVCPVTAAVAVTALAASGYAAAKSKDKPAPAKFAAVSVFVFAVQMLNFPVQHGTSGHFLGGTLAAALLGVPHGIIAMAIALAGQTLIFGDGGVTALGANVINMALIGAGLGGLLRHYFTKAGMRDSAATGFAAWASVVAAAAACSFEIASRGQLGNTLRAMLPVHALTGVAEAAVTVAAVKLFATRRQSSADYAPALAAAACAVVAAPFSSKLPGLLEQTASAAVFSAPLAGYALPAVANPHFSVAAAGALGAAVVFCAAYLAAKTLSPQKA, from the coding sequence ATGCATATACCGGATTCAATGATGCACGGGCGGGTCTGCCCGGTTACGGCGGCCGTGGCGGTAACGGCGCTGGCCGCAAGCGGCTATGCCGCCGCAAAGTCAAAGGACAAGCCGGCCCCCGCCAAATTCGCGGCGGTTTCCGTTTTTGTTTTCGCGGTGCAAATGCTGAATTTTCCGGTGCAGCACGGCACATCCGGCCATTTCCTGGGCGGGACGCTTGCCGCCGCGCTGCTGGGCGTTCCGCACGGCATAATAGCGATGGCGATAGCGCTGGCGGGGCAGACTCTTATTTTCGGCGACGGCGGTGTAACCGCGCTTGGGGCCAATGTAATCAACATGGCGCTGATAGGCGCCGGGCTGGGCGGCCTGCTGCGGCATTATTTCACAAAGGCCGGAATGCGGGATTCGGCGGCCACTGGTTTTGCGGCGTGGGCGTCAGTCGTGGCTGCAGCCGCGGCCTGTTCTTTTGAGATTGCGTCTCGGGGTCAGCTTGGCAACACCTTGCGGGCGATGCTTCCCGTCCATGCGCTGACGGGCGTTGCGGAGGCGGCAGTCACAGTGGCGGCGGTAAAGCTGTTTGCGACGCGCCGGCAATCCTCCGCGGATTATGCGCCTGCGCTGGCGGCTGCGGCGTGCGCCGTGGTAGCCGCGCCTTTTTCCAGCAAACTGCCCGGCCTGCTGGAGCAGACAGCCTCCGCCGCGGTTTTCAGCGCGCCGCTTGCGGGGTATGCGCTGCCTGCGGTTGCCAATCCGCATTTTTCTGTTGCGGCGGCGGGCGCGCTGGGGGCGGCGGTTGTTTTCTGCGCGGCGTATCTGGCGGCGAAAACCCTGTCCCCGCAAAAAGCCTGA
- a CDS encoding BamA/TamA family outer membrane protein, with product MKFLSAALAVAFMAGPARAEYFEPSLPQILAEKNTPLMLEQISAEYQKKLMAPYAQPEPEDLRPKNFAEKIFSKIVIPLRPGPLLLLPVVDSSRDLGPNYGLMPIWALRDEKRKAISSVLAPSVNYNQYLRTTFTYRHYFFPDDVQLWVARLSYSEIVQRELFLRYSNPAFMGTRWRVNAEMRHWINGKASFYGTGPESTEDGKATFALEKTGGEFTISAPMPANLYADFTESYYQYKTSQGPVPTLPQLKDKYPAIYSQTSDMRDFLIQRLSLFYDDTDHPVIPKRGTYAAASAAFSRHGVASDYSYNYYSAEMKHYFNYRGQGKQVTAVHALIENVKGQDTLPFYAMPTLGESTGLRAVGDGRFVDAGKIVFNIEQRVTPWKVSVMNFFSEFEFTPFIDVGTVYSTLGRVQPKQFSVGYGGAFRIVIRPQVVATADFAFSKEGTNVIIHVGYPF from the coding sequence ATGAAATTTTTATCCGCGGCGCTTGCGGTTGCGTTTATGGCGGGGCCGGCGCGCGCGGAGTATTTCGAGCCGTCGCTGCCGCAGATACTGGCGGAAAAAAACACGCCGCTTATGCTGGAGCAGATCAGCGCGGAATATCAGAAAAAACTGATGGCCCCCTATGCCCAGCCGGAACCCGAAGACCTGCGCCCCAAAAATTTCGCCGAGAAGATTTTCAGCAAAATAGTGATTCCGCTGCGGCCCGGCCCGCTGCTGCTGCTTCCCGTGGTGGATTCCAGCCGCGACCTCGGCCCCAATTACGGCCTCATGCCCATATGGGCTTTGCGCGACGAAAAACGCAAAGCCATTTCCTCCGTGCTTGCGCCGTCGGTGAATTACAACCAGTACCTGCGGACCACTTTCACCTACAGGCATTATTTTTTCCCGGACGACGTGCAACTGTGGGTGGCGCGGCTTTCATACTCCGAAATCGTGCAGCGCGAGCTTTTTCTGCGCTACAGCAATCCCGCCTTCATGGGAACGCGCTGGCGCGTCAACGCCGAGATGCGCCACTGGATAAACGGCAAAGCCTCTTTCTACGGCACGGGGCCTGAAAGCACGGAGGACGGCAAGGCCACCTTCGCGCTGGAAAAAACCGGCGGGGAGTTCACCATAAGCGCGCCCATGCCCGCCAATCTCTATGCGGATTTCACGGAATCCTATTATCAGTACAAAACCTCGCAGGGGCCGGTGCCGACTTTGCCGCAGCTGAAGGATAAATACCCCGCCATCTACAGCCAGACGTCGGATATGCGCGATTTCCTGATACAGCGGCTTTCGCTTTTTTACGACGATACCGACCATCCCGTCATTCCCAAGCGCGGCACTTACGCGGCGGCCTCCGCCGCTTTTTCCCGGCACGGCGTGGCCAGCGATTACTCCTATAATTATTACAGCGCCGAGATGAAGCATTATTTCAACTACAGGGGGCAGGGCAAGCAGGTTACCGCCGTCCACGCGCTGATTGAAAACGTCAAGGGCCAGGACACGCTGCCGTTTTACGCGATGCCCACCCTGGGCGAAAGCACGGGGCTGCGCGCCGTCGGCGACGGGAGATTTGTGGACGCGGGCAAAATAGTTTTCAACATAGAGCAGCGCGTTACCCCGTGGAAAGTGTCGGTGATGAATTTTTTCAGCGAGTTTGAATTCACCCCGTTTATAGATGTGGGCACGGTTTACAGCACGCTGGGCCGGGTGCAGCCGAAACAGTTCAGCGTCGGCTACGGCGGGGCTTTTCGGATTGTGATACGCCCGCAGGTGGTGGCCACGGCGGATTTCGCCTTCAGCAAAGAAGGCACCAATGTCATCATACACGTCGGCTACCCTTTCTGA
- a CDS encoding site-specific DNA-methyltransferase: MLKTLLDTHAGKVDLVYIDPPFATNGQFRMGESRANTISCGRKDAIAYCDNLVGDEFLEFLRERLIFLRELLSPSGSIYLHIDYKVGHYVKIIMDEVFGRENFRNDITRIKCNPKNFHRKAYGNIKDLLLFYSKTDSPVWNDPRVSFSPEDALRLFRKTDEGGRRYATIPLHAPGETANGDTCKPWKGMRPPEGRHWRTNPAVLETWDRDGLIEWSSAGVPRKKIFLDERDGKKMQDIWEFKDPQYPQYPTEKNPDLLKFIISASSNEGGLVLDCFAGSGTTLVAAQSLNRQWIGIDQSEAAIRTAQKRIDELAPDLFVAAEYEFSTADGSSS; this comes from the coding sequence GTGCTGAAAACGCTGCTTGACACTCACGCCGGGAAGGTGGACCTTGTTTATATTGACCCGCCCTTTGCCACAAACGGGCAATTCAGAATGGGCGAAAGCCGCGCCAATACCATAAGCTGCGGCAGAAAGGACGCCATAGCCTACTGCGATAACCTCGTGGGGGACGAGTTCCTGGAATTTCTGCGTGAGCGGCTGATTTTCTTAAGGGAGCTTCTGTCGCCGAGCGGCTCCATTTATCTGCACATTGATTATAAAGTAGGCCACTATGTGAAAATTATAATGGACGAGGTGTTCGGGCGGGAGAATTTCAGGAATGATATAACGCGCATCAAATGCAACCCCAAAAATTTCCACAGGAAAGCTTACGGCAACATCAAGGATTTGCTGTTGTTCTATTCCAAAACGGATTCTCCGGTGTGGAACGACCCGCGCGTTTCATTCTCCCCGGAGGATGCGCTGCGCTTGTTCCGTAAAACCGACGAAGGCGGGCGGCGTTATGCCACAATACCGCTTCATGCCCCCGGCGAAACCGCGAACGGCGACACTTGCAAGCCGTGGAAAGGGATGAGACCGCCGGAAGGCCGCCACTGGCGCACCAATCCCGCGGTTCTGGAGACGTGGGACAGGGACGGGCTGATAGAATGGTCATCAGCCGGCGTTCCGCGCAAGAAGATTTTCCTTGATGAAAGGGACGGCAAGAAAATGCAGGATATATGGGAGTTCAAGGACCCTCAATATCCTCAATACCCGACCGAAAAAAACCCGGATTTGCTGAAATTTATTATTTCCGCCTCCTCTAATGAAGGCGGGTTGGTGCTTGATTGCTTTGCGGGTTCCGGCACTACGCTTGTGGCGGCGCAGTCTCTCAACCGCCAGTGGATCGGGATTGACCAGTCTGAGGCGGCTATAAGAACAGCGCAAAAACGCATCGACGAGCTTGCGCCGGACCTGTTTGTCGCGGCGGAATACGAATTTTCAACGGCTGACGGCTCTTCTTCCTGA
- the glyS gene encoding glycine--tRNA ligase subunit beta has product MTTALLEIGTEHLPARFVKPALRQLEDNAQKLLSEKRIAFESVRTCGTHRRLALFIDGLADSSPDAEKVALGPSVSKWKDANGKFTPQSEGFARAQGVAPDKLYPVQSPKGEVLAAKKIIKGESARQILSEIFPKLIAGLQFPKNMVWEESQFRFARPIRSLAGLLGKDVVKFEIAGVKSSNKISGQTGGKPVKLSAPEEYLPSLEKETVVCEPEKRRAQITAAVREQAALCGAEPALDEDLLEETVYLAENPMPQHGGFDKRFMKLPPELITTVLKKQLKFFPTVNPQGELTHNFIAVCDGAHGNVAEVRAGFEAVVEARLSDAMFFFEKDLTRPPDDMRGKLGEILFHEKLGSMYQKSARVEHLARWICERIRQDIHLDEFAVLQAAKFAYADLASEVVREFPELQGSMGGEYAARAGEQSRAALAIKEFYFPLTAKSQLPTTLEGAIVSLAGKMDTLVGDFAVGMEPTGSEDPHGLRRQAAGLVRIMMEKGLPLSACEIAGHAFSLLPDDFKSGELTRRVNLLRRQLSDKEPEPLLPDRDKILRAAEEFIWQRAETILAEKGFGPDEIRAVRQAQFRGGELAKPMSFGEVFARVCALHNMRKDADFEAVAVSFKRVANITRKADAERTPSPAAAGAQSAQTGPAQADRALFSTAAENDLYAAMKAVRAKTDLHLSGPRATQLDYEYCLKEMVSLKPQIDGFFTSVMVMDNDPKIRANRLALLGELYEMLASVADISQLQQ; this is encoded by the coding sequence ATGACAACCGCACTCCTTGAAATCGGAACCGAACATCTGCCCGCGCGTTTTGTAAAGCCCGCGCTGCGCCAGCTTGAGGACAACGCGCAGAAACTGCTGTCCGAAAAAAGAATCGCTTTTGAAAGCGTCCGGACCTGCGGCACTCACCGGCGGCTGGCGCTTTTCATAGACGGGCTGGCGGACTCCTCGCCGGACGCGGAAAAAGTGGCGCTGGGGCCGTCGGTTTCCAAATGGAAGGACGCAAACGGCAAATTCACCCCGCAAAGCGAGGGTTTCGCCCGCGCGCAGGGCGTTGCGCCGGACAAGCTGTACCCGGTCCAGTCGCCAAAAGGCGAGGTGCTGGCCGCAAAAAAAATCATAAAAGGCGAAAGCGCGCGCCAGATTCTCTCCGAGATTTTCCCGAAGCTGATTGCCGGGCTGCAATTTCCCAAAAACATGGTGTGGGAGGAAAGCCAGTTCCGCTTCGCGCGCCCCATACGCTCGCTCGCAGGGCTGCTGGGGAAGGATGTGGTTAAATTTGAAATCGCCGGGGTGAAGTCTTCAAATAAAATCTCCGGGCAGACGGGGGGGAAACCGGTCAAACTATCCGCCCCGGAAGAGTATCTCCCTTCGCTTGAGAAAGAGACGGTCGTCTGCGAGCCGGAAAAAAGGCGCGCGCAGATAACAGCCGCCGTCAGGGAGCAGGCCGCGCTCTGCGGCGCGGAGCCCGCGCTGGACGAGGATTTGCTGGAGGAAACCGTCTATCTCGCCGAAAACCCGATGCCCCAGCACGGCGGGTTTGACAAGCGCTTTATGAAGCTGCCGCCGGAGCTTATCACCACCGTGCTTAAAAAGCAGCTCAAATTTTTCCCGACGGTAAATCCGCAGGGCGAGCTTACTCACAACTTCATCGCCGTTTGCGACGGCGCGCACGGCAACGTAGCCGAGGTCCGGGCCGGCTTTGAAGCGGTGGTGGAGGCGCGCCTGTCGGACGCGATGTTTTTCTTTGAAAAGGACCTCACCCGCCCGCCGGACGACATGCGCGGCAAACTGGGCGAAATCCTGTTCCACGAAAAACTCGGCAGCATGTATCAGAAATCCGCGCGGGTGGAGCATCTGGCCCGCTGGATATGCGAGCGCATACGGCAGGACATTCATCTGGACGAATTCGCCGTGCTGCAGGCCGCCAAATTCGCATATGCGGACCTGGCCAGCGAAGTGGTGCGCGAATTCCCCGAATTACAGGGTTCCATGGGCGGCGAATACGCGGCCCGCGCGGGCGAGCAGTCGCGCGCCGCGCTGGCCATAAAGGAATTCTATTTTCCGCTGACCGCCAAATCCCAGCTTCCGACCACTCTGGAAGGCGCGATAGTTTCCCTGGCCGGAAAAATGGACACGCTGGTCGGCGACTTCGCCGTGGGGATGGAGCCTACCGGCAGCGAGGACCCGCACGGGCTGCGCCGCCAGGCGGCGGGGCTGGTCAGAATCATGATGGAAAAGGGGCTGCCGCTGTCCGCCTGCGAGATAGCAGGGCATGCGTTTTCGCTGCTGCCGGACGATTTCAAAAGCGGCGAGCTTACCCGCCGCGTGAACCTGCTGCGCCGCCAGCTCTCCGATAAAGAGCCGGAGCCGCTGCTGCCGGACCGCGATAAAATACTGCGCGCGGCGGAAGAGTTTATCTGGCAGCGGGCCGAAACCATTCTGGCCGAAAAAGGCTTCGGGCCGGATGAAATCCGCGCCGTGCGCCAGGCGCAGTTCCGGGGCGGGGAGCTGGCAAAGCCCATGTCTTTCGGCGAGGTTTTCGCCCGCGTCTGCGCCCTGCACAACATGCGCAAAGACGCCGATTTTGAGGCGGTGGCGGTTTCGTTCAAACGTGTCGCCAACATCACCCGCAAGGCCGATGCCGAGCGCACCCCCTCCCCCGCTGCCGCCGGGGCGCAGTCCGCGCAAACCGGCCCCGCGCAGGCGGACCGGGCGCTGTTTTCAACCGCCGCCGAAAACGACCTTTACGCCGCCATGAAGGCCGTGCGCGCAAAGACGGACCTGCACCTCTCCGGCCCGCGCGCCACTCAGCTTGATTACGAATACTGCCTGAAGGAAATGGTGTCGCTCAAGCCGCAGATTGACGGGTTTTTCACCTCGGTCATGGTGATGGACAACGACCCCAAAATCCGCGCCAACCGGCTGGCGCTGCTGGGCGAACTCTACGAGATGCTGGCTTCCGTAGCCGACATCAGCCAGCTTCAGCAGTGA